Proteins encoded together in one Anaerotignum propionicum DSM 1682 window:
- a CDS encoding type II toxin-antitoxin system RelE/ParE family toxin, translating into MTDFEIEFYKNQNGDVPVKDFVLSLDTKMRAKMLRCIEILRKNGNDLREPYTKPLGNGIFELRAKQGSDISRVLYFFVIGRKIVLTNGFIKKTPKTPPKEIDLAEKYRKDYLEKNGKEL; encoded by the coding sequence ATGACAGATTTTGAAATCGAATTTTATAAAAATCAAAATGGAGATGTTCCAGTTAAAGATTTTGTCCTTTCTCTTGATACAAAAATGAGAGCCAAGATGTTGCGGTGCATTGAAATTTTAAGGAAGAACGGAAATGATTTACGAGAGCCATATACAAAGCCTTTAGGTAATGGCATATTTGAACTTAGAGCAAAACAAGGTAGTGATATTTCAAGGGTGTTATATTTTTTCGTAATTGGGAGAAAAATAGTACTAACAAACGGTTTTATCAAAAAAACGCCGAAAACACCACCTAAAGAAATTGACCTTGCTGAAAAGTATCGCAAGGATTATTTAGAAAAAAATGGAAAGGAGTTGTAA
- a CDS encoding relaxase/mobilization nuclease domain-containing protein has product MHINKGKTLTQCLADRTDYAKNPDKTNSGELVSSFMCDADLVDSQFLLSKQIYLQKTGRIQKNDVIAYQLRQSFKPGEISPELANQIGYQLAEKVTKGNHAFIVATHIDKSHIHNHIIWNSTNLNCKKKFRNFWNSTKAIQKTNDLLCLQNGLSIIENPRGKSKNYGSWLEEEKPLNFSDKLRLAIDEVLAEKPENLDEFFSKMKSKGFEIKTGINLAFKGAGQRKFIRLRSLGKSYQENNLREVIEGKKEHKPQKRVRKYNDKKVNLVIDLQSKISQKKGAGYERWAKTFNLKQLAKTMNYLTENNLLNYEDLRAKAEVIINEFSRVSDSLKSAEKQMAEISILQKNIIDFAKTKAVYEDYKKSGYSSKFKEENITEILLHQAAKNYFKEVGLSKLPKMADLKIEYATLFTEKKKAYSKYNSLKKEMQEILNAKANVEQLLEFDEKEEHQQKKKAEQSL; this is encoded by the coding sequence ATGCACATCAACAAGGGTAAAACCCTTACCCAGTGCCTTGCAGATAGAACCGATTATGCTAAAAACCCTGACAAAACCAATAGTGGAGAATTAGTCAGTAGCTTTATGTGTGATGCTGATTTAGTGGATAGTCAGTTTCTCTTATCCAAGCAAATTTACCTACAAAAAACAGGCAGAATACAAAAGAATGATGTAATCGCTTATCAGCTTAGGCAGTCTTTTAAGCCAGGGGAAATCTCTCCGGAGCTTGCCAATCAAATTGGCTACCAATTAGCAGAAAAAGTAACAAAGGGTAACCACGCATTTATTGTAGCTACCCATATAGATAAGTCCCATATTCATAATCACATCATTTGGAACTCTACTAATCTAAACTGCAAGAAGAAGTTTAGAAACTTTTGGAATTCTACCAAAGCAATTCAAAAAACAAATGACTTACTTTGCTTGCAAAATGGTCTGTCTATTATAGAAAATCCAAGGGGAAAATCAAAAAATTATGGCAGTTGGCTAGAGGAGGAAAAGCCACTTAATTTCTCTGATAAATTGCGGCTTGCCATTGATGAAGTCTTAGCGGAAAAACCGGAAAACTTAGATGAGTTTTTTAGCAAAATGAAGTCTAAAGGCTTTGAAATTAAGACAGGAATAAATCTCGCCTTTAAGGGTGCTGGACAAAGGAAATTTATACGTTTACGGTCACTTGGAAAAAGTTATCAAGAGAATAATTTAAGAGAAGTTATCGAGGGTAAAAAGGAGCATAAGCCACAAAAAAGAGTTCGTAAATATAACGATAAAAAAGTTAATCTTGTCATTGATTTGCAGTCTAAAATCAGTCAGAAAAAAGGCGCCGGATATGAGCGTTGGGCAAAGACTTTCAATCTTAAACAGCTTGCAAAAACGATGAACTATCTAACCGAAAACAACTTGCTAAATTATGAAGATTTAAGGGCAAAAGCCGAGGTCATTATAAACGAGTTTTCCCGCGTTTCTGACAGCTTAAAATCTGCTGAAAAACAGATGGCAGAAATATCTATTTTGCAGAAAAATATTATCGACTTTGCAAAAACAAAGGCTGTTTATGAGGATTACAAAAAATCTGGATATTCTTCTAAATTCAAAGAAGAAAATATTACTGAAATTCTGCTCCACCAAGCCGCTAAAAATTATTTTAAAGAGGTGGGTTTAAGCAAGCTCCCAAAGATGGCAGACCTAAAAATAGAGTATGCTACTCTCTTTACCGAGAAGAAAAAGGCATACTCTAAATATAATTCTTTGAAAAAAGAAATGCAGGAAATTTTGAATGCGAAAGCCAATGTAGAGCAGCTCCTTGAGTTTGATGAAAAAGAGGAACACCAGCAAAAGAAAAAAGCTGAGCAGTCCTTATAA
- a CDS encoding restriction endonuclease, translating into MRRSKATNSLIIISDHTKGLYEDKCFGDILHYTGMGKSGDQDLMFMQNKTLAQSDINGVEVHLFEVLVPTEYIYRGIVSLAGKPYQEKQKGDDGVQRKVWMLPLKLQIGSQTVPEDSLDTYIKEKEKAAVKLSLADLKKRAAQNESDRVSSRKVISNVFIRDPFVGEYAKRRAHGICQLCGQEAPFIIKKENHIWSVII; encoded by the coding sequence ATGCGTAGGTCAAAAGCAACAAACTCTTTAATAATAATCTCTGATCATACAAAAGGCTTGTATGAGGATAAGTGTTTTGGGGACATTCTCCATTATACAGGCATGGGGAAAAGTGGAGACCAAGATCTAATGTTTATGCAGAATAAAACACTAGCCCAGTCTGATATAAATGGCGTTGAAGTTCATTTATTTGAAGTGCTGGTGCCGACTGAATACATATATCGTGGTATTGTATCTCTGGCGGGCAAACCTTATCAGGAAAAACAAAAAGGCGATGATGGAGTTCAAAGAAAAGTATGGATGTTGCCGTTAAAGTTGCAAATAGGCTCCCAAACTGTTCCTGAAGATTCATTAGATACATACATTAAAGAAAAGGAAAAAGCGGCAGTTAAATTATCTCTAGCTGATCTGAAAAAACGTGCTGCACAAAATGAAAGCGATAGAGTTAGTAGTCGTAAAGTTATAAGTAATGTTTTTATTAGAGATCCGTTTGTAGGTGAATATGCGAAACGTAGAGCTCACGGCATATGTCAGCTGTGTGGTCAGGAAGCCCCTTTTATAATAAAGAAGGAAAACCATATTTGGAGTGTCATCATATAG
- a CDS encoding DUF4316 domain-containing protein gives MSDYQVKDFMDLVNQNPKEVLFALTNDQNLRDRVKKLVNMCDIGRDLDTPHSFEELSMIYDYTKNIWLKSEDYAIGDIQYFAAKAINHNMIDVSSLSLIPLREFIDALCDDNTDALYKAVLTALENTDDRLFFDKENGTLTWLYYNPDSIAGGQFVQNMLSYEQILEVAKITSNPQDFFYDQLESRAKQELGDIDTDEFVARRATFLSGSHTLSGISENTMEALITLAKESENYLKTAEMSSEQNYNQIDGIINNELPRTIGGYAVTESHIVSNYEFAFGENEKAPSPYGSWQRNIKNDEERADGDNWFWGHYFSDKDKAVSDFKERIKGALEEVATKSHSVTTKLKAFKELENQSEGAIHKNKNFER, from the coding sequence ATGAGTGATTATCAAGTAAAAGATTTCATGGATTTGGTCAATCAAAATCCAAAAGAGGTTTTGTTTGCTCTAACCAACGATCAGAATTTGAGGGATAGAGTGAAAAAGCTTGTAAATATGTGCGATATTGGGCGGGACTTGGATACTCCCCACAGTTTTGAGGAGCTAAGTATGATTTACGATTACACAAAGAATATTTGGTTAAAGTCAGAAGATTATGCCATAGGGGATATTCAGTATTTTGCAGCAAAGGCAATCAACCACAATATGATTGATGTTTCTTCTCTTTCCCTCATTCCTCTCAGAGAGTTTATTGATGCCCTTTGTGATGATAATACCGATGCGCTGTATAAAGCTGTACTGACTGCATTAGAAAATACCGATGATCGGCTTTTCTTTGACAAAGAAAATGGTACACTGACTTGGCTATACTACAATCCCGATAGCATTGCAGGTGGACAATTTGTGCAGAATATGCTGTCCTATGAACAGATTTTAGAGGTTGCTAAAATTACAAGTAATCCACAGGATTTTTTCTATGACCAGTTAGAAAGCAGAGCAAAACAAGAACTGGGCGATATTGATACCGATGAATTTGTTGCTAGGCGGGCAACTTTTTTAAGTGGTAGCCATACTCTTTCCGGCATTTCGGAAAACACAATGGAAGCTCTAATTACTCTTGCAAAGGAAAGCGAAAACTACTTAAAGACCGCTGAGATGAGCAGCGAGCAAAATTATAATCAAATTGATGGTATTATCAACAACGAGCTCCCTCGCACCATTGGTGGATATGCTGTTACCGAAAGTCATATTGTTAGCAATTATGAGTTTGCCTTTGGCGAAAATGAAAAGGCTCCCTCACCTTATGGCTCTTGGCAAAGGAATATTAAAAACGATGAAGAACGAGCTGATGGCGATAACTGGTTTTGGGGGCATTATTTCAGTGACAAAGACAAGGCTGTTTCCGATTTTAAGGAACGCATCAAAGGTGCTTTGGAAGAAGTGGCTACGAAAAGCCACTCAGTTACCACAAAGCTAAAAGCCTTTAAAGAACTGGAAAACCAAAGCGAAGGTGCAATTCATAAAAATAAAAACTTTGAGCGATAA
- a CDS encoding HNH endonuclease → MSAVWSGSPFYNKEGKPYLECHHIEWISEGGSETIDNTVALCPNCHRKMHVLNLPDDKTKLKAQAKHE, encoded by the coding sequence ATGTCAGCTGTGTGGTCAGGAAGCCCCTTTTATAATAAAGAAGGAAAACCATATTTGGAGTGTCATCATATAGAATGGATTTCAGAGGGTGGAAGCGAAACAATTGATAATACAGTAGCGTTATGTCCAAACTGCCATAGGAAAATGCATGTGCTTAATTTACCTGACGATAAGACTAAGTTAAAAGCTCAAGCTAAACATGAGTGA
- a CDS encoding Arc family DNA-binding protein, which yields MSIKSVSIRIEEEMLEKIAFVADYEGRSVNSHILVLIRNNIKEYENEHGKIIGDINPEVNVKPARKK from the coding sequence ATGTCTATCAAAAGTGTATCCATACGTATCGAAGAAGAAATGCTTGAAAAAATTGCTTTTGTTGCTGATTATGAGGGACGTTCTGTTAATAGCCACATTCTCGTGTTAATTCGCAACAATATCAAAGAATACGAAAATGAGCATGGCAAAATAATCGGGGATATAAACCCCGAAGTGAACGTAAAACCAGCAAGGAAAAAATAA
- a CDS encoding sporulation initiation factor Spo0A C-terminal domain-containing protein produces MSNRSIYRKIAKQNGMSMKEVKTEMQTALEYAFTSNDDSIIKAYQEQVPRRGEVPTPEEFIKYAVNNQISKIQSRYKD; encoded by the coding sequence TTGAGCAATCGAAGTATTTATAGAAAAATAGCAAAGCAAAATGGTATGAGCATGAAAGAAGTCAAAACCGAGATGCAGACAGCACTTGAATACGCTTTTACATCGAATGACGATAGTATTATAAAAGCCTATCAGGAGCAGGTTCCCCGCAGGGGAGAAGTCCCCACACCCGAAGAATTTATAAAATATGCTGTCAACAATCAAATATCAAAAATTCAATCCCGATATAAGGACTAA
- a CDS encoding helix-turn-helix domain-containing protein, translating to MRDDFDRLLEEELKNPEFQKEWNVLEPEFNIIQAMIDARKNSHLTQKELAQKTGINQADISKLENGNANPTLSLLQRLAEGMDMQLKLEFIPKQEIVVK from the coding sequence ATGCGTGATGATTTTGATAGACTTTTAGAAGAAGAATTGAAAAATCCTGAATTTCAAAAAGAATGGAATGTTCTTGAGCCAGAGTTTAATATCATTCAAGCAATGATAGATGCTAGAAAAAATAGTCACCTTACACAAAAGGAGCTTGCACAAAAAACAGGCATTAACCAAGCAGACATCAGCAAACTTGAAAATGGCAATGCAAATCCTACTCTTTCCCTTTTACAAAGGCTTGCTGAAGGAATGGATATGCAGTTGAAACTTGAGTTTATTCCAAAACAAGAAATTGTCGTAAAATAA
- a CDS encoding tyrosine-type recombinase/integrase: protein MIVAFVTTNHPHLLRHSRAMHLYQHGMDLTLIQQWLGHAQLETTYVYAYADTEHKRKAMEKSTAAGNPLRGKRSSERFCVTDEETLKHLYGLA, encoded by the coding sequence ATGATAGTTGCATTTGTAACAACTAATCATCCGCATTTGCTTCGCCACAGCCGGGCGATGCACCTGTACCAACACGGAATGGATTTGACGCTGATCCAGCAATGGCTAGGCCACGCGCAGCTCGAAACAACCTATGTCTATGCCTACGCTGATACCGAACACAAGCGCAAGGCTATGGAAAAATCCACGGCAGCAGGCAATCCGCTTCGCGGGAAACGCAGTTCCGAACGCTTTTGTGTCACCGACGAAGAAACCTTAAAGCATCTATATGGGTTAGCTTAG
- the ltrA gene encoding group II intron reverse transcriptase/maturase → MPVTNEKQKKNSKLRHLEYYNLQETLDKLYADSDDGKIFTNLVSLITQDENIRLAYRSIKRNSGSSTSGIDKITIRDIEKIPEEKFVSIVRKKLQWYKPKAVRRVEIPKPNGKMRPLGIPTMWDRIVQQCILQILEPICEAKFHDKSNGFRPNRSAEHAMAQAYTFIQKSHLHFVVDIDIKGFFDNVNHSKLIKQMWKLGIQDKKLLCVIKEMLKAPIVMPNGEMIMPTKGTPQGGILSPLLSNIVLNELDWWLSSQWEKHPAHNIKEHITKTGAIHRGRAYEAFRKSNLKEMQLVRYADDFKIFCKTYDEAVRAFNATKQWLYDRLKLEVSEEKSKIVNLRKGHSEFLGFKITVMEKAKSYVVKSSMCDKAKKRETENLIQQIKKIAHPKDDRERATLINEYNSKIMGMHNYYQIATAVSADFRDIGRKVDVVRMSQIKRKALSTKGEYRGALYIERRYGKSKQIRFVSGKPLAPVSYVTHKSPMWKRKSVCKFTSEGRKEIHKNLAVDTKTMILLMRAKEVSRTVEYMDNRISLYVAQNGKCAITGKVLYIDEIHCHHKIPVSQGGNDRYENLIILHKDAHRLLHATTDETVKNHLSQLKLTPKQKEKLNKLRLLAKLEKI, encoded by the coding sequence ATGCCTGTGACAAATGAGAAGCAGAAAAAGAACTCAAAATTACGCCATTTGGAGTATTACAACCTACAAGAAACTTTAGATAAATTATATGCAGACAGTGATGACGGAAAGATTTTCACAAACCTGGTGTCACTCATCACACAAGATGAAAACATACGACTTGCATATAGAAGTATTAAGCGAAATTCAGGTAGTAGCACAAGCGGTATAGACAAAATTACAATTCGAGATATTGAAAAGATACCCGAAGAAAAATTTGTATCGATTGTGCGAAAGAAGCTCCAATGGTACAAACCAAAAGCAGTAAGGCGAGTAGAGATACCAAAACCCAACGGAAAAATGCGACCACTCGGTATTCCCACTATGTGGGACAGAATAGTCCAACAGTGTATTTTACAAATCCTTGAACCTATATGTGAGGCAAAATTCCATGATAAAAGCAATGGTTTCCGACCTAACAGGTCAGCGGAACACGCTATGGCACAAGCCTACACATTCATACAAAAATCACATCTGCATTTCGTAGTTGATATTGATATTAAAGGTTTCTTTGATAATGTCAACCACTCAAAGCTGATAAAGCAGATGTGGAAATTGGGGATACAAGATAAAAAGTTGCTATGCGTAATTAAAGAAATGCTGAAAGCACCTATTGTTATGCCAAACGGTGAAATGATAATGCCCACAAAAGGCACACCACAAGGCGGCATATTGTCACCATTGCTATCCAATATTGTTTTAAATGAATTGGATTGGTGGCTATCGAGTCAATGGGAAAAGCACCCTGCGCATAATATTAAAGAACATATAACAAAAACAGGTGCAATACATCGTGGCAGAGCCTATGAAGCTTTTAGAAAATCAAATTTAAAAGAAATGCAACTTGTGAGATATGCTGATGACTTCAAAATCTTCTGTAAAACTTATGACGAAGCCGTTAGAGCATTTAATGCTACAAAACAATGGCTATATGATAGGTTGAAATTAGAGGTCAGTGAGGAAAAGTCCAAAATTGTAAATCTTAGAAAAGGACATTCTGAATTTTTAGGTTTCAAAATTACCGTTATGGAAAAAGCAAAGTCCTATGTTGTTAAATCAAGTATGTGTGACAAAGCCAAAAAGCGAGAAACAGAAAATTTGATACAACAAATCAAGAAAATTGCTCACCCAAAAGATGATAGGGAGAGGGCAACCTTAATCAATGAGTATAACTCAAAGATTATGGGTATGCACAACTACTATCAAATTGCAACAGCGGTGAGTGCGGATTTTCGAGATATAGGGCGAAAAGTTGATGTTGTGAGAATGAGCCAAATTAAAAGAAAAGCGTTATCCACAAAAGGTGAATACAGAGGGGCATTATACATTGAACGAAGATATGGAAAAAGCAAACAAATTCGATTTGTAAGCGGTAAACCTTTAGCTCCTGTGTCTTATGTAACACATAAAAGCCCTATGTGGAAACGAAAGTCGGTATGTAAATTCACGTCCGAGGGCAGAAAGGAAATCCATAAAAATTTAGCGGTAGACACAAAGACGATGATTTTACTTATGAGAGCAAAAGAAGTCAGCAGAACCGTTGAATATATGGATAATCGCATTTCATTATATGTAGCACAAAATGGTAAATGTGCCATTACAGGAAAAGTCTTATATATTGATGAAATACACTGTCATCATAAAATTCCAGTTAGTCAAGGTGGGAATGATAGATATGAAAATTTAATCATTTTACACAAAGATGCACACCGACTTTTACACGCTACAACAGATGAAACAGTTAAAAATCATCTTTCACAATTAAAACTAACTCCAAAACAAAAAGAAAAACTCAACAAACTGCGATTGTTAGCAAAACTTGAAAAAATCTAA
- a CDS encoding plasmid mobilization protein, producing MANRTRKIQLHFMVDEQERKIIDAKMELIGTNNLGAYLRRMAIYGYMIELDMEPLNRLTVELSRIGNNLNQLTKRANETGNIYIDDIEVLSGDIKAIKEGIRSFINDLFADEK from the coding sequence ATGGCAAATAGAACACGAAAAATACAGCTGCATTTTATGGTTGATGAGCAGGAACGCAAAATCATAGATGCAAAAATGGAGTTAATCGGCACCAATAATTTAGGTGCATATCTTCGCCGTATGGCTATTTACGGTTATATGATAGAACTGGATATGGAGCCATTAAATAGGCTCACCGTGGAGCTTTCACGCATAGGCAACAACCTTAATCAGCTTACCAAAAGAGCCAACGAAACAGGCAATATTTATATTGATGATATTGAGGTCTTGAGCGGTGATATAAAGGCAATTAAAGAGGGTATTCGCAGCTTTATAAATGATCTTTTTGCTGATGAAAAATAG